From the genome of Aquila chrysaetos chrysaetos chromosome 12, bAquChr1.4, whole genome shotgun sequence, one region includes:
- the CREB3L3 gene encoding cyclic AMP-responsive element-binding protein 3-like protein 3 isoform X2: MGSHTAMASGVGSLDSLDLLDLLFDRQDGILRSVELGTPPGTWHEDRRAQDSEDFLSSILGSGDSVSDSPSWSPAASDSGVSEDPPSDQLDSPPRCCDGGPSEVLYPYTNPCRALSLPGGTGALHPEVSIDLDMWHPGFFLEESQDLPVVSPPASCTLTVKDLLLSGSSDAPQVPGSLLRQSQGQFQELVLTEDEKKLLAKEGVSLPTQLPLTKYEERVLKKIRRKIRNKQSAQESRKKKKEYIDGLESRMSACTAQNQELQRKVLHLEKQNSSLLEQLKKLQALVVQSSNKAAQTGTCIAVLLLSFALIVFPSISPFAPSKAEADGDFRPVRVFSRSLHNAAASRVAYTQPQAGDEKPPEPLWPEHLGEAPETLHEAFGGRTFTPRLDKVSPHNGTQLLASEGLSSRDGDRADSISGDGTTPHGGLASLAWTEAGHSRPTVLEPAEEL; this comes from the exons ATGGGATCTCACACAG CCATGGCCTCTGGCGTGGGCAGCCTCGACAGCCTCGACCTGCTGGACCTCCTCTTTGACCGCCAGGATGGGATCCTCCGCAGTGTGGAGTTGGGGACGCCGCCAGGCACTTGGCACGAGGACAGG CGTGCCCAGGACAGCGAGGACTTCCTCAGCTCCATCCTGGGCTCTGGGGACTCAGTGTCGGACTCGCCCAGCTGGTCCCCAGCCGCCAGCGACAGTGGGGTCTCCGAGGACCCCCCCTCTGACCAGCTCGACAGCCCCCCCAGATGCTGTGATGGGGGTCCCAGCGAGGTCCTGTACCCCTACACCAACCCCTGTCGGGCTCTGTCCCTCCCAGGGGGGACTGGGGCCCTGCACCCCGAGGTCTCCATCGACCTGG ACATGTGGCACCCCGGCTTCTTCCTGGAGGAGAGCCAGGACCTGCCCGTGGTCTCCCCGCCCGCATCCTGCACCCTCACCGTCAAGGACCTGCTGCTCTCAGGCAGCTCTGATGCC CCGCAGGTGCCCGGCTCCCTGCTGAGGCAGAGCCAGGGGCAGTTCCAGGAGCTGGTGCTGACCGAGGACGAGAAGAAGCTGCTGGCGAAGGAgggggtgtccctgcccacgcAGCTGCCCCTCACCAAG TATGAGGAGCGGGTGCTGAAGAAGATCCGGCGGAAGATCAGGAACAAGCAGTCAGCTCAGGAGAGCCGCAAGAAGAAGAAGGAGTATATCGATGGGCTGGAGAGCCG gATGTCAGCGTGCACGGCCCAGaaccaggagctgcagaggaaagTCTTGCACCTGGAGAAGCAGAACTC gtcCCTCCTGGAGCAGCTGAAGAAGCTTCAAGCCCTCGTGGTACAGTCAAGCAACAAGGCAGCGCAGACGGGAACCTGCATCGCG gtCCTGCTCCTCTCTTTCGCGCTCATCGTTTTCCCCTCCATCAGCCCCTTTGCCCCCAGCAAGGCCGAGGCAGATGGCGACTTCAGACCTGTGCGAG TTTTCTCCAGGTCCCTGCACAACGCAGCTGCCTCCCGCGTGGCTTACACACAGCCCCAAGCCGGGGATGAGAAGCCCCCAGAGCCGCTGTGGCCAGAGCACCTGGGCGAAGCCCCCGAGACCCTGCACGAAGCCTTCGGTGGCCGCACATTCACCCCACGCCTGGACAAAGTCTCCCCCCATAACGGCACGCAGCTGCTTGCCTCGGAAGGGctgagcagcagggatggggatcGAGCTGACAGCATTTCAGGGGATGGCACCACACCGCACGGTGGCCTGGCATCGCTGGCCTGGACCGAGGCTGGCCACAGCAGGCCCACGGTGCTGGAGCCGGCTGAGGAGCTTTAA
- the SIRT6 gene encoding NAD-dependent protein deacetylase sirtuin-6 encodes MAVNYAAGLSPYSDKGKCGLPEIFDPPEELERKVRELADLIRSSSNVVFHTGAGISTASGIPDFRGPNGVWTMEEKGLSPKFDTTFENARPSKTHMALLGLQRVGILKFLVSQNVDGLHVRSGFPRDKLAELHGNMFVEECVKCGKQYVRDTVVGSMGLKPTGRLCSVTKARGLRACRGKLRDTILDWEDSLPDRDLTLADEACRKADLSVTLGTSLQIKPSGNLPLITKKRGGKLVIVNLQATKHDRQADLRIHAYVDDVMTKLMKHLGLEVPEWTGPVVVESAELTKPEQLFKFDPGARGVLKEEPLSQHNGTGGLCPDLGTTLVERRDSLKQDCPSPDMGPTAVKKMKVEPLLT; translated from the exons aTGGCGGTGAATTACGCGGCCGGGCTCTCGCCCTACTCGGACAAGGGCAAGTGCGGCCTCCCCGAG ATTTTTGACCCGCCGGAGGAACTGGAGAGGAAGGTGCGGGAGCTGGCAGACCTGATCAGGAGTTCCTCCAATGTAGTGTTTCACACGGGGGCTGGAATCAGCACCGCCTCGGGGATTCCTGACTTCAG GGGGCCCAATGGTGTCTGGACTATGGAAGAGAAGGGGCTCTCCCCAAAATTTGACACCACCTTTGAGAATGCCAGGCCCTCCAAGACTCACATGGcactgctggggctgcagagagTTGGCATCCTGAAATTCCTGGTCAGCCAGAACGTGGACGGCCTTCACGTGCGTTCAGGATTCCCACG GGACAAGTTGGCTGAGCTCCATGGGAACATGTTTGTGGAAGAGTGCGTGAAATGCGGCAA GCAGTACGTGCGGGACACAGTCGTGGGCAGCATGGGGCTGAAGCCAACGGGCAGGTTGTGCAGCGTCACCAAAGCCCGCGGGCTGCGGGCCTGCAG GGGGAAGTTAAGAGACACCATTCTGGACTGGGAAGATTCTCTGCCCGACCGCGACCTCACGCTGGCGGACGAAGCCTGCAG GAAAGCTGATCTCTCCGTCACTCTGGGGACCTCTCTGCAGATCAAACCCAGTGGCAACCTCCCGCTGATCACgaagaagagaggagggaagctGGTCATAGTCAACCTACAAGCAACCAAACAT GACAGACAGGCCGACCTGCGCATCCACGCCTACGTCGATGATGTCATGACGAAGCTGATGAAGCACTTGGGGCTGGAGGTCCCGGAGTGGACAGGGCCGGTGGTGGTGGAAAGCGCTGAGCTCACCAAGCCCGAACAGCTCTTCAAATTTGACCCCGGGGCTCGTGGGGTGCTGAAGGAGGagcccctctcccagcacaACGGCACGGGTGGGCTGTGCCCTGACCTTGGGACCACGCTGGTGGAGCGCCGTGACAGTCTGAAGCAGGACTGTCCCAGCCCGGACATGGGGCCAACGGCGGTGAAGAAGATGAAGGTGGAGCCTCTCCTCACCTGA
- the MAP2K2 gene encoding dual specificity mitogen-activated protein kinase kinase 2 isoform X1 — protein sequence MLAKRKPVLPALNIAPSAAEGPSPDGSAEANLVDLQKKLEELELDEQQKKRLEAFLTQKAKVGELKDDDFERISELGAGNGGVVTKVQHKPSGLVMARKLIHLEIKPAIRNRIIRELQVLHECNSPYIVGFYGAFYSDGEISICMEHMDGGSLDQVLKEAKRIPEEILGKVSIAVLRGLAYLREKHQIMHRDVKPSNILVNSRGEIKLCDFGVSGQLIDSMANSFVGTRSYMSPERLQGTHYSVQSDIWSMGLSLVELSIGRYPIPPPDSKELEAIFGRPVVDGAEGESHSISPRARPPGRPVSGHGMDSRPAMAIFELLDYIVNEPPPKLPNGVFTQDFQEFVNKCLIKNPAERADLKMLMSHTFIKRSEVEEVDFAGWLCKTLRLNQPSTPTRAAM from the exons atGCTGGCCAAGAGGAAGCCGGTGCTGCCGGCCCTCAACATCGCCCCCAGCGCCGCCGAGGGGCCGAGCCCCGACGGCTCCGCCGA gGCGAACCTGGTGGACCTTCAGAAGAAACTTGAGGAACTGGAGCTGGACGAGCAGCAGAAGAAGCGTCTGGAAGCTTTCCTCACGCAGAAAGCCAAAGTGGGCGAGCTGAAGGACGATGACTTTGAGAGGATCTCCGAATTGGGGGCTGGCAATGGCGGTGTGGTCACCAAAGTGCAGCACAAACCCTCAGGGCTCGTTATGGCACGGAAG CTGATTCATTTAGAAATCAAACCGGCCATCAGGAATCGGATTATCCGagagctgcaggtgctgcaTGAGTGTAATTCCCCATATATCGTGGGTTTCTATGGAGCCTTCTACAGCGACGGAGAGATCTCCATCTGCATGGAGCACATG GATGGCGGGTCTTTGGATCAAGTGTTGAAAGAAGCCAAAAGAATTCCCGAGGAGATCTTGGGGAAAGTCAGTATAGCG GTTCTGAGAGGCTTGGCGTATCTGAGAGAGAAGCACCAAATCATGCACAGAG ATGTGAAGCCTTCTAACATCCTGGTTAATTCTCGAGGAGAGATTAAGCTGTGTGATTTTGGGGTCAGCGGTCAACTCATTGACTCCATGGCAAACTCTTTTGTGGGAACTCGGTCCTACATGTCT CCCGAGCGGTTGCAGGGCACCCACTACTCGGTCCAGTCCGACATCTGGAGCATGGGGCTGTCGTTAGTGGAGCTGTCTATCGGAAGGTACCCAATCCCCCCGCCAGACTCCAAGGAACTGGAAGCAATATTTGGCCGTCCTGTGGTGGACGGGGCAGAGGGAGAGTCTCACAGCATCTCGCCGCGGGCCAGGCCCCCAGGACGCCCCGTCAGTG GCCATGGGATGGACAGCCGGCCTGCGATGGCCATCTTTGAACTGCTGGATTATATAGTTAATGAG ccaCCTCCCAAGCTGCCGAATGGAGTTTTCACGCAAGATTTCCAGGAGTTTGTAAATAAATG CTTAATTAAAAATCCAGCAGAACGGGCAGATCTGAAGATGCTGATG AGTCACACCTTCATCAAACGCTCCGAAGTGGAGGAGGTGGATTTCGCCGGCTGGCTGTGCAAAACGCTACGGTTGAACCAGCCCAGCACACCCACCCGTGCTGCCATGTGA
- the CREB3L3 gene encoding cyclic AMP-responsive element-binding protein 3-like protein 3 isoform X1, with translation MGSHTAMASGVGSLDSLDLLDLLFDRQDGILRSVELGTPPGTWHEDRRAQDSEDFLSSILGSGDSVSDSPSWSPAASDSGVSEDPPSDQLDSPPRCCDGGPSEVLYPYTNPCRALSLPGGTGALHPEVSIDLDMWHPGFFLEESQDLPVVSPPASCTLTVKDLLLSGSSDAQPQVPGSLLRQSQGQFQELVLTEDEKKLLAKEGVSLPTQLPLTKYEERVLKKIRRKIRNKQSAQESRKKKKEYIDGLESRMSACTAQNQELQRKVLHLEKQNSSLLEQLKKLQALVVQSSNKAAQTGTCIAVLLLSFALIVFPSISPFAPSKAEADGDFRPVRVFSRSLHNAAASRVAYTQPQAGDEKPPEPLWPEHLGEAPETLHEAFGGRTFTPRLDKVSPHNGTQLLASEGLSSRDGDRADSISGDGTTPHGGLASLAWTEAGHSRPTVLEPAEEL, from the exons ATGGGATCTCACACAG CCATGGCCTCTGGCGTGGGCAGCCTCGACAGCCTCGACCTGCTGGACCTCCTCTTTGACCGCCAGGATGGGATCCTCCGCAGTGTGGAGTTGGGGACGCCGCCAGGCACTTGGCACGAGGACAGG CGTGCCCAGGACAGCGAGGACTTCCTCAGCTCCATCCTGGGCTCTGGGGACTCAGTGTCGGACTCGCCCAGCTGGTCCCCAGCCGCCAGCGACAGTGGGGTCTCCGAGGACCCCCCCTCTGACCAGCTCGACAGCCCCCCCAGATGCTGTGATGGGGGTCCCAGCGAGGTCCTGTACCCCTACACCAACCCCTGTCGGGCTCTGTCCCTCCCAGGGGGGACTGGGGCCCTGCACCCCGAGGTCTCCATCGACCTGG ACATGTGGCACCCCGGCTTCTTCCTGGAGGAGAGCCAGGACCTGCCCGTGGTCTCCCCGCCCGCATCCTGCACCCTCACCGTCAAGGACCTGCTGCTCTCAGGCAGCTCTGATGCC CAGCCGCAGGTGCCCGGCTCCCTGCTGAGGCAGAGCCAGGGGCAGTTCCAGGAGCTGGTGCTGACCGAGGACGAGAAGAAGCTGCTGGCGAAGGAgggggtgtccctgcccacgcAGCTGCCCCTCACCAAG TATGAGGAGCGGGTGCTGAAGAAGATCCGGCGGAAGATCAGGAACAAGCAGTCAGCTCAGGAGAGCCGCAAGAAGAAGAAGGAGTATATCGATGGGCTGGAGAGCCG gATGTCAGCGTGCACGGCCCAGaaccaggagctgcagaggaaagTCTTGCACCTGGAGAAGCAGAACTC gtcCCTCCTGGAGCAGCTGAAGAAGCTTCAAGCCCTCGTGGTACAGTCAAGCAACAAGGCAGCGCAGACGGGAACCTGCATCGCG gtCCTGCTCCTCTCTTTCGCGCTCATCGTTTTCCCCTCCATCAGCCCCTTTGCCCCCAGCAAGGCCGAGGCAGATGGCGACTTCAGACCTGTGCGAG TTTTCTCCAGGTCCCTGCACAACGCAGCTGCCTCCCGCGTGGCTTACACACAGCCCCAAGCCGGGGATGAGAAGCCCCCAGAGCCGCTGTGGCCAGAGCACCTGGGCGAAGCCCCCGAGACCCTGCACGAAGCCTTCGGTGGCCGCACATTCACCCCACGCCTGGACAAAGTCTCCCCCCATAACGGCACGCAGCTGCTTGCCTCGGAAGGGctgagcagcagggatggggatcGAGCTGACAGCATTTCAGGGGATGGCACCACACCGCACGGTGGCCTGGCATCGCTGGCCTGGACCGAGGCTGGCCACAGCAGGCCCACGGTGCTGGAGCCGGCTGAGGAGCTTTAA
- the MAP2K2 gene encoding dual specificity mitogen-activated protein kinase kinase 2 isoform X2, whose product MGESSWSLCRQWELSSRANLVDLQKKLEELELDEQQKKRLEAFLTQKAKVGELKDDDFERISELGAGNGGVVTKVQHKPSGLVMARKLIHLEIKPAIRNRIIRELQVLHECNSPYIVGFYGAFYSDGEISICMEHMDGGSLDQVLKEAKRIPEEILGKVSIAVLRGLAYLREKHQIMHRDVKPSNILVNSRGEIKLCDFGVSGQLIDSMANSFVGTRSYMSPERLQGTHYSVQSDIWSMGLSLVELSIGRYPIPPPDSKELEAIFGRPVVDGAEGESHSISPRARPPGRPVSGHGMDSRPAMAIFELLDYIVNEPPPKLPNGVFTQDFQEFVNKCLIKNPAERADLKMLMSHTFIKRSEVEEVDFAGWLCKTLRLNQPSTPTRAAM is encoded by the exons AtgggagagagcagctggagccTGTGCAGGCAATGGGAGCTCAGCAGCAG gGCGAACCTGGTGGACCTTCAGAAGAAACTTGAGGAACTGGAGCTGGACGAGCAGCAGAAGAAGCGTCTGGAAGCTTTCCTCACGCAGAAAGCCAAAGTGGGCGAGCTGAAGGACGATGACTTTGAGAGGATCTCCGAATTGGGGGCTGGCAATGGCGGTGTGGTCACCAAAGTGCAGCACAAACCCTCAGGGCTCGTTATGGCACGGAAG CTGATTCATTTAGAAATCAAACCGGCCATCAGGAATCGGATTATCCGagagctgcaggtgctgcaTGAGTGTAATTCCCCATATATCGTGGGTTTCTATGGAGCCTTCTACAGCGACGGAGAGATCTCCATCTGCATGGAGCACATG GATGGCGGGTCTTTGGATCAAGTGTTGAAAGAAGCCAAAAGAATTCCCGAGGAGATCTTGGGGAAAGTCAGTATAGCG GTTCTGAGAGGCTTGGCGTATCTGAGAGAGAAGCACCAAATCATGCACAGAG ATGTGAAGCCTTCTAACATCCTGGTTAATTCTCGAGGAGAGATTAAGCTGTGTGATTTTGGGGTCAGCGGTCAACTCATTGACTCCATGGCAAACTCTTTTGTGGGAACTCGGTCCTACATGTCT CCCGAGCGGTTGCAGGGCACCCACTACTCGGTCCAGTCCGACATCTGGAGCATGGGGCTGTCGTTAGTGGAGCTGTCTATCGGAAGGTACCCAATCCCCCCGCCAGACTCCAAGGAACTGGAAGCAATATTTGGCCGTCCTGTGGTGGACGGGGCAGAGGGAGAGTCTCACAGCATCTCGCCGCGGGCCAGGCCCCCAGGACGCCCCGTCAGTG GCCATGGGATGGACAGCCGGCCTGCGATGGCCATCTTTGAACTGCTGGATTATATAGTTAATGAG ccaCCTCCCAAGCTGCCGAATGGAGTTTTCACGCAAGATTTCCAGGAGTTTGTAAATAAATG CTTAATTAAAAATCCAGCAGAACGGGCAGATCTGAAGATGCTGATG AGTCACACCTTCATCAAACGCTCCGAAGTGGAGGAGGTGGATTTCGCCGGCTGGCTGTGCAAAACGCTACGGTTGAACCAGCCCAGCACACCCACCCGTGCTGCCATGTGA